The DNA sequence CACGGGACCTTGTATATGAAAAAATAAAATTTAAATGGAGGAGGAAGAGGGATTCGAACCCCCGCGGGCTATGACACCCCTGTCGGTTTTCAAGACCGATCCCTTCAGCCAGACTTGGGTATTCCTCCAATATATAAATGGTAGCGGAGGAGGGGATCGAACCCCCGACCTCACGGGTATGAACCGTACGCTCTAGCCAGCTGAGCTACTCCGCCAAAACCTTATAATTAAAAATGGTGGAGCCTAGCGGGATCGAACCGCTGACCTCCTGCGTGCAAAGCAGGCGCTCTCCCAGCTGAGCTAAGGCCCCATATGTAAAACCCAGCGACGTCCTACTTTTGCAGGGGGAGAGCCCCCAACTATCATTGGCGCTGGAGAGCTTAACTTCCGTGTTCGGCATGGGAACGGGTGTGACCTCTCCGCTTTCGTCACTGGATCTTTTTTGTTTTTTTCAACCCTTTTGTTCCGGGCCTGTGCGCCCTGGGTGGGTTGGAGCTGTCCGCTCAAAACTGGATAACGGGGGTGTATGAACCCTTCAATCGGTGTCGTCGAATTATCTTCTTTTTTTGGTTAAGCCCTCGATCGATTAGTATCTCTCAGCTTCACGTGTCGCCACGCTTCCACACGAGACCTATCTACCTCTTCGTCTCAGAGGGATCTTACTCCCAATCACTTGGGATGGGAAATCTCATCTTGAGGGGGGCTTCATGCTTAGATGCTTTCAGCACTTATCCCGTCCACACGTAGCTACCCAGCGATGCTCCTGGCGGAACAACTGGTACACCAGCGGTGTGTCCATCCCGGTCCTCTCGTACTAAGGACAGCTCCTCTCAAATTTCCTGCGCCCGCGACGGATAGGGACCGAACTGTCTCACGACGTTCTGAACCCAGCTCGCGTGCCGCTTTAATGGGCGAACAGCCCAACCCTTGGGACCTACTTCAGCCCCAGGATGCGACGAGCCGACATCGAGGTGCCAAACCTCCCCGTCGATGTGGACTCTTGGGAGAGATTAGCCTGTTATCCCCAGGGTAGCTTTTATCCGTTGAGCGACGGCCCTTCCATACGGTGCCGCCGGATCACTAAGCCCGACTTTCGTCCCTGCTCGACCTGTCTGTCTCGCAGTCAAGCTCCCTTATGCCTTTGCACTCTGCGAATGATTTCCAACCATTCTGAGGGAACCTTTGGGCGCCTCCGTTACTGTTTAGGAGGCGACCGCCCCAGTCAAACTGCCCACCTGACACTGTCCCTGACCCGGATCACGGGTCGAGGTTAGGATGTCAAAACAGCCAGGGTAGTATCCCACCGATGCCTCCACCGAAGCTGGCGCTCCGGTTTCCAAGGCTCCTACCTATCCTGTACAAGCTGTTCCGACACCCAATATCAAGCTGCAGTAAAGCTCCATGGGGTCTTTCCGTCCTGTCGCGGGTAACCTGCATCTTCACAGGTAATATAATTTCACCGGGTCTCTCGTTGAGACAGTGCCCAAATCGTTGCACCTTTCGTGCGGGTCGGAACTTACCCGACAAGGAATTTCGCTACCTTAGGACCGTTATAGTTACGGCCGCCGTTTACTGGGGCTTCAATTCGGAGCTTCTCCCGTAAGGGATAACCCCTCCTCTTAACCTTCCAGCACCGGGCAGGTGTCAGCCCCTATACTTCGCCTTGCGGCTTCGCAGAGACCTGTGTTTTTGATAAACAGTCGTTTGGGCCTATTCACTGCGGCTCCCCTGGGCTATGAACCCCAGGGAGCACTCCTTCTCCCGAAGTTACGGAGTCATTTTGCCGAGTTCCTTAACGAGAGTTCTCCCGCGCGTCTTAGAATTCTCTTCCCGCCTACCTGTGTCGGTTTACGGTACGGGCACCAGTTTCCTCGCTAGAGGCTTTTCTTGGCAGTGTAGGTGCAGGCACTTCGGTACTAAATTTCCCTCGCGGTCACAGCTCAGCCTTAACAGAACACGGATTTCCCTGTGTTCCAGCCTCCCTGCTTCGGCGCACACATCCAGCGGTGCGCTTGCCCTGCCTTCCTGCGTCCCCCCATTGCTCAAACGGAAACGTGGTGGTACAGGAATATCGACCTGTTTTCCATCGCCTACGCCTTTCGGCCTCGGCTTAGGACCCGACTAACCCTGAGCGGACGAGCCTTCCTCAGGAACCCTTAGGCTTTCGACGGAGGGGATTCTCACCCCTCTTTTCGCTACTCATACCGGCATTCTCACTTCCAGGCGCTCCACCGGTCCTTCCGGTCCGGCTTCGATGCCCCTGGAACGCTCCCCTACCACAGAACACCCGAAGGTGTTTTGTCCATAGCTTCGGTGATACGTTTAGCCCCGGTACATTTTCGGCGCAGAGTCACTCGACCAGTGAGCTATTACGCACTCTTTCAATGATGGCTGCTTCTAAGCCAACATCCTGGTTGTCTAAGCAACTCCACATCCTTTTCCACTTAACGTATACTTGGGGACCTTAGCTGATGGTCTGGGCTGTTTCCCTCTTGACTACGGATCTTAGCACTCGCAGTCTGACTCCCGAGGATAAGTGATTGGCATTCGGAGTTTGACTGAATTCGGTAATCCTGTAGGGACCCCTAGTCCAATCAGTGCTCTACCTCCAACACTCTATCCCTCGAGGCTAGCCCTAAAGCTATTTCGGGGAGAACCAGCTATGTCCGAGTTCGATTGGCATTTCACCCCTACCCACACCTCATCCCCGCACTTTTCAACGTGCGTGGGTTCGGGCCTCCATCCAGTGTTACCTGGACTTCACCCTGGACATGGGTAGATCACCCGGTTTCGGGTCTACAACGACGTACTCAAAGCGCCCTGTTCAGACTCGCTTTCGCTGCGGCTCCGTCTTATCGACTTAACCTGGCACGTCATCGTAACTCGCCGGTTCATTCTACAAAAGGCACGCTGTCACCCATAAACGGGCTCCAACTACTTGTAGGCACACGGTTTCAAGATCTCTTTCACTCCCCTTTCGGGGTACTTTTCACCTTTCCCTCACGGTACTGGTGCACTATCGGTCACTAGGGAGTATTTAGCCTTGGGAGATGGTCCTCCCGGATTCCGACGGGGTTTCACGTGTCCCGCCGTACTCAGGATCCACTCCGGAGGAGGGGGCATGTCGAGTACAGGGCTGTTACCTTATCCTGCGGGCCGTTCCAGGCCGCTTCCTCTATACCCTCTCTTTGTAACTCCGTATGGAGTGTCCTACAACCCCAGAAGGCAAGCCTTCTGGTTTGGGCTGTTTCCGTTTCGCTCGCCGCTACTCAGGAAATCGCATTTGCTTTCTCTTCCTCCGGGTACTGAGATGTTTCAGTTCCCCGGGTCTGCCATCACACACCTTATGGATTCAGGTGTGGATCGTATCCCATTACGGATACGGGGTTCCCCCATTCGGAAATCTTCGGATCGACGCTTACTTACAGCTCCCCGAAGCATATCGGTGTTCGTCCCGTCCTTCATCGGCTCCTAGTGCCAAGGCATCCACCGTGCGCCCTTTCTAGCTTAACCAGCTGCCTCCCTGAGGGAGGCAGTGGACGTCATTCGATCGTCTTGGCGATATTCTAAGACACTCGGAAACTCGTTTCTTCGTCACGGGGCGCACCCCGGACCAATAGACCTTGTTTCCGGTGATTGATTGTTCATACATTACGTTATCCAGTTTTCAAAGGACAGAGGCTTGCGGGCCGTCTTTCTTCTTTCCTTTTTTCCCACTGCCAAGCAGAAGAAAGCCGAAAAAAAAAGAGCCGGCCGAGAGGTGTTAACCCTCTCAAAACTAAACAAAAGAACGAAAGGAAGGAAATCGATAAGTGAGCTTACTCGAGCTCCTTAGAAAGGAGGTGATCCATCCGCACCTTCCGGTACGGATACCTTGTTACGACTTCACCCCAATCATCTGTCCCACCTTCGGCGGCTGGGTCCCAAAAAGGGTTGCCTCACCGACTTCGGGTGTTACAAACTCTCGTGGTGTGACGGGCGGTGTGTACAAGGCCCGGGAACGTATTCACCGCGGCATGCTGATCCGCGATTACTAGCAATTCCGGCTTCATGCAGGCGAGTTGCAGCCTGCAATCCGAACTGAGAATGGCTTTCTGGGATTCGCTCCACCTCGCGGCTTCGCTGCCCTTTGTACCATCCATTGTAGCACGTGTGTAGCCCAGGTCATAAGGGGCATGATGATTTGACGTCGTCCCCACCTTCCTCCGGTTTATCACCGGCAGTCACCTTAGAGTGCCCAACCAAATGCTGGCAACTAAGGTCAAGGGTTGCGCTCGTTGCGGGACTTAACCCAACATCTCACGACACGAGCTGACGACAACCATGCACCACCTGTCACTTTGTCCCCCGAAGGGGAAAACTCTGTCTCCAGAGTGTTCAAAGGATGTCAAGACCTGGTAAGGTTCTTCGCGTTGCGTCGAATTAAACCACATGCTCCACTGCTTGTGCGGGCCCCCGTCAATTCCTTTGAGTTTCAGCCTTGCGGCCGTACTCCCCAGGCGGAGTGCTTAATGTGTTAACTTCGGCACTAAGGGCATCGAAACCCCTAACACCTAGCACTCAACGTTTACGGCGTGGACTACCAGGGTATCTAATCCTGTTTGCTCCCCACGCTTTCGCACCTCAGCGTCAGTTGTAGGCCAGAAAGTCGCCTTCGCCACTGGTGTTCCTCCACATATCTACGCATTTCACCGCTACACGTGGAATTCCACTTTCCTCTCCTACACTCAAGTCCTGCAGTTTCCAATGACCCTCCACGGTTGAGCCGTGGGCTTTCACATCAGACTTACGAGACCGCCTGCGTGCGCTTTACGCCCAATAATTCCGGACAACGCTTGCCCCCTACGTATTACCGCGGCTGCTGGCACGTAGTTAGCCGGGGCTTTCTCGTGAGGTACCGTCAAGGTGCCGGCCTGTTCGACCGGCACTTGTTCTTCCCTCACAACAGAACTTTACGATCCGAAAACCTTCATCGTTCACGCGGCGTTGCACCGTCAGGCTTTCGCCCATTGCGGATGATTCCCTACTGCTGCCTCCCGTAGGAGTCTGGACCGTGTCTCAGTTCCAGTGTGGCCGATCACCCTCTCAGGTCGGCTACGCATCGTCGCCTTGGTGGGCCGTTACCCCACCAACAAGCTAATGCGCCGCGGGCCCATCTTCCAGCGGGAGGAGACCGAAGTCTCCGCCCCTTTGACAAGCCGCTCATGCGAGCCGCTTGATCATCCGGCATTAGCCCCGGTTTCCCGGGGTTATTCCGGCCTGGAAGGCAGGTTGCCCACGTGTTACTCACCCGTCCGCCGCTCATTCCACAGGTTTTGCCCCGAAGGGCGCTGCCTGCTTCCTGCGCTCGACTTGCATGTATTAGGCACGCCGCCAGCGTTCGTCCTGAGCCAGGATCAAACTCTCCGATAAATCGTCGAAGTTTGAACTTCTGACATCGCGAAGCGGGATGCTTCGCTTTCAAAACTGAATCTGGCTAAAGATTCTTTAATAATAAATTGACAGAGAATGATTCATTCTCTTTTTTCCTTCACAATCGTCTTTTGTTTAGTTTTCAAAGGGCAAATCACAGCGCCGCCTGTTTTTGGCGACTTAATAAATATATCATTTTCAGCATATGAAGTCAATGCTTTTTTCAACGCATTTTTCTTCGCAATGCTTTAATTAATTTTCGCCTCATCAGCGACAAATAATAATATACCAAACCAGCTTACTCCTGACAACCTTTTTCAACAAATCTTTTTGATGCTTTTTAAAGCTTGGCGTCAGCGAAGTACAAAAAAGCTGGAACCCGGAATATAAAATATATAATTTCGGCGACTTGATACATTATATTGATTTTGACTCCCGAGGTCAAGACGATTAAATAAATTTGTAATTTCATTCGTCTGAACCCTTCTCTTCTTCGCCTTGGTAAACTTTTTGAATTCTAAACTTCATTATAACAACTTTTCATTTAGTACAGGTCACTTCCAGTCGTTTTTTATTATCAGGCTTTTAAGTCGTTTTCACAGCTGCCGCTCTCCCCATTCTGAGACCGGATAGATCTTCACAGGTGTCTGACCGTTTCATATAAGAGAAATAATATGCTGGCTCCTTTCCATCTACTGTGCTTCCGGCTATTGAAAGTCAATAATATGAAAATCCTTAGCATCTACCTCCAAACTCCCGGGGTTCCGGCACCCGGATTATGAAAGCGGAAGAACTCTTTTAAAAAAGGTGGGGCAATGCATATTCATATTAGTTTTTGGCATTCAAACATATTTCCGGACACGTGAAAATTTAAGCTTTGGTCGTGTTTAATGGAGTTATTGAAGAGCGGCCGCCGCACTCCCGCCTGACCGCGGAGATGGAAGCTGCATAGTTCATCTGCCGGTTTACAGCGGGTTTTCCTGTAATAGCAGCAGCGAATACGCTTCTTACAGAAAAAAGTAAATGTGAACCCTGTTGCTGGTCTGCAGGCTGTACCTTCCCTAAAAAAGCTGGAAGGAAAGAACTATTGAGTTAATTTATAAATATTTAACTGATTTACACCAAATGAGTGCAGGTCCGCGAATGCTGCAGAGACAAATTTCAAAAGAGGAATTGACAATTAATATTTACACGAAGTATGCTAATGTTAACCTTATTTAAATAAGGTTAACATTAAAAGGAGGAGAGTTTATGACTGCCACAAAACCAAAGGTCCAGACCGTACATATTACATATGCAGCCATGTTCATCGCGCTTATGGCTATCGGCGCTAACCTTACCGCTTTCATTACACTTGGAGGAGTCCCTCTGACCTTTCAAACAGTCGTAGCTGTGCTTGCCGGTATTATACTCGGCAAAAAATTAGGTACTCTTGCCATAGCCGGCTACATCCTGCTCGGCCTTACCGGTGTCCCTATCTTTGCAGGCTTCTCTGGGGGCGTTTCCGTACTCGCATCTCCCACTTTCGGTTTCCTCGTTTCGTTTTTGTTTATCGCTTTTTCTTCAGGATTTGTTATGGAGTTGATGAAAACTAAAACGAAAAGCGGCTTTTTTATAGCGGGCTTAACCGGACTGCTTTTCAATTACGGCATAGGAGTTCCTTATTTGTATTTCTACACGGTAACGATTCTTGGAGTGACCGACACAAGCTTCTTGCTCATCGCAGGAGGAATGAGCGCTTTCTTCATTAAAGATCTCATTCTTGTCTTTTTTACTGCTGCTTTGGCTGCTCAGCTGTATTCCCGCAGGGCGATTCGCCCCGTATGGCAGCAAGCAGCCTGATTTAGAGGTATTATTCGCAGGTTCGCGAAATACAAAAAGGCCGGCCCCATGATGGGACCGGCTTTTTTAATGGAAAATGACTTATTCGACAGTTCCGCCTGCTTCTTCAATTTCTTCTTCAAGCATATCAAGAATCATTTCCGCATCATCTCCACCATTTTCACGGTAGTAATCACGGACAGGTAGAGCGAGTTCACGGAAAGCGTCTCTCTCATCTTCAGACAGCTCATAGATTTCAGTAGGATTTTCATCGTCATCTTCGATTTGTGACAAGAATTCATCATTCTGTTCCTGTTGGATATCGAAACCTCGCTGGCGCATCTCTTCGATAGATTCATCGATAATACCCTGCGTCGCTTCATCCAGACCTTCGTAAAAATCAGGATTAACAGTTGTCATTGTAACGTACATATTATGGTTGGATATCGTCATGTGATCCTGAACTTCGTTAAAGTTGGCGTCTGCAATGAAGAAAATAGGATTTTCCTGACCTTCAACAGCTCCCTGCTGAAGACCGGTATAAAGCTCGCCCCAGCTCATGGCAGTTGGGTTAGCTCCATACGCTTCATACGATTCCAGAATTAGTGGAGACTCCTGAGTACGCATCTGGAAGCCTTCGAAATCTTCTGGTGTACGGAGTTCTGAATTACCAGTCCACTGCATAGCCCCTTCTGTCCAGAAGGATAGTGGCATGATTCCCTGTTCTTCATACTTCGCTGCGAGGTGCTCGTTAATTGCTTCAGAATCATTTAAGATCTCCTGGTTTAATTCCTGATCATCTGTAAACAGGAACTGAAGGGCAAAAATATTCCCCTCCGGAACTAAAGTACCTGTGAAACCTGGAGAGATAATAGCAAACTCAACAACGTTGCCTGTTAACTGTTCCACCTGGTCTACTTCACTTCCAAGTGCACCAAACTCATATACATCTATTTCTAAAGCTCCGTCTGACTTCTCGCTTACGAGATCAGCAAACTCCTGTGCATATACATATTGAACCTGGCCCTGTGTTTCTTCAACTACAAAACGCCATTCCTGAGGTTCCACATCAACAGTTTCTCCCTCACCATCATTTTCTGCTCCTGCATCGGCGTCATTTCCTTCTTCGTTCGTGTTTTCTCCGCCGTTGCCTCCATTATTTCCTCCGTCGTTTCCACCATTATCTCCTCCGTCGTTACCGCCGCAGGCTGTAAGAACGAGACCTAAAGTTAATGCTCCTGTTAGTAAACCCGTTTTTTTAAACATCTGTTTACATACCCCCAAAAAGAATTTTTTATATATTTCAAAGACCTTTCCTATTCCAGCTTAAAATAAATTAAGCAGGAATAGAGAAATATCTTCAAAAACGATTACCAGAACTGACGTAAACAGCAATATGACAATATAGGGCGGTGTCCCTTTTATAACTTCTAAATAGGATTTGTTGAACACCGCACTGGCCGTGAATATATCGACTCCAAACGGAGGTGTTGCCGAACCAAGGGCCGCCTGGAAAACAATGACGACACCCAGGTGAATCGGATCGACGCCGGCCATCGATGCCACAGGTGCGAATATCGGCGTCAGAATAAGAATTACCACAATCGGATCGACAAACATACATCCGACGAAAAAGAAAATCGCTACAATAATAAGTACATTAAGCGCTGTTGGATCGGCCGGTAAAACTGCATCCGTCAGCATTGTCGGGATTCTCGCAAAGGAGATTACCCATGAAAAAGCCTGACCGCCTGCTACAAGTACAAACACCGCGGATGTTACTATCCCGGAGGACAGAGCAATATCCGGAATTTCCTTCAGTTTAATCGAACGGAAGATAAACACTTCCAAAATGAGTGCGTAGAGGACGGAAACTCCTGCTGCTTCTGTTGGTGTAAACTGCCCTGTATAGATACCCCCGATAATAATTATCGGAAATCCAAGAGGCAGCAGCGCTTTAACAAACACACTTCTCTTTTCCTGCCATGTTGCTTTATCCGCCAGTGGAATGTTGTAAATTTTCGCATGAATATAAGCGTAGATGGAAAAGAAAATAAAAATAAGTACACCGGGCCCAATACCCGCAATAAATAGATCGCCTACCGAGGCATCAGAAACAAGTGCATAAATGATCATCCCGATACTCGGTGGAATAAGTAATGCTACGTCACTGGAGTTGATAATGAGTGCGATAGCACTCGAATCTTTATACCCTACTTTCAGAAGCCTCTCCCTCATCGGTTTACCAATCGCTACTACTGTAGCCTGGGTTGATCCTGAAATAGAACCAAACATTGTACAGGCAGCTGCTGTCGTGATCGCGTAACCGCCGCTCATGTGACGGACGAAAGCACCGACAAAATCCAGAAGCTTCTGGGAGGTTCTGCCCGATGTCATAATATCAGCTGCAAAGATAAACAGCGGCACAGCTAGTAGTACATAAGAAGATATACCTTCCGCCATCTGCTGAATCATTATTGTCGGATCGAGCCCTTCCATGAAGAACAGAATCATAATGAGCGGTCCGGCAATAAGCGGAATCATCATTGGAAAACCGAGCAGCAGCGTAATGACCATTACCCCTAATAATGTCCAAAGCATAATTTGTCCCTCGCTGTTCTTATAAGATTTTCGTTACTGTTCGTCATAATCTTTTTTATCCTGAGCAAGATAAATTTCTTTATGAATAATGTTCATCCACATATTGCGCAGGAATTGGAGCCCTCCAAGAAAGCAGCCAATCGGTATGGCAGCTACCATGAGCCAGAATGGAAATTGCAGAGCCGCAGTTGTCCGGCCGGTTTCATAAATGCCGTAGACATAAAGCGTGGCAAAATAACCTACAGCAAACAGTACAATTGCTGTAACGAAAGGAATGATAATCGCCAGCGTCTTTTTAACAGGTCTGGGTGAAAGGTCAAAAAATGCCGACATACTTATGTGTCTGCCTTTTCTTGCCGCATAGCTGATGCCGATAAAACTGGCAACGATAACAGACAATCTGCTGATCTCTGCCGCAAAATGCCAGCTGCTCCCTGTAATCATTCGATAAACCACATTTCCGAAAGTCATTACAGATATAACAATAATCGCCCATTTAAGAATGAATTTTTCCAATGTATGCAGCCCGGCATCCAGCATTCCAAAAAATTTCATTATTTTGCCCAAATCCCTGTCCCCCCTTTAATTACTTTAATTTGTCCTGGAACGAAGGAAGGAAACAAATATATTTGTTTCCTTCTCTGACGCTCTAATTAATTAACCCCATTTATAAATATGTAATGTAATCGATGAGGAGCCTATTAAATAGGATAATACATGTTCTGTAAAGATTCAAAACTCATATAGGTACAAATACGCCCCTAAGAGAAGACTACCCCCACTTTCCTTTATTCACCTGCTTACAACGCTGGTTTTTATCACCACATAGAATGAAATCGTTTTCTTGAACTCCACGTTAAGATGGCTCTCTCCGCTCGATGAAGATAGCTTATGAGTTCTTATATGACACTTTAATCAGCCAAGTTCTTTACCCTTGAATCCATCCTCGCAAATTTTCTCGTTTTTTTCTTCCAGTGCCAAATATTCCGGGATGTTTCTCCCAGTTTGAAAGAAGGAGATTGTATTTATGAAGAAAATAGAAATACTACACTCCTATAAAATAATATTCTTGATACCTCGAGTAAAGACCTGCCCCTTTAGATCTATTTTACATAAATAATACAATAGTCCTACGTTACAGATTATCTCTTTAATTATAGCTCTGTTAAAGCTTTAACAGAGCCTTAATTATCGTTGAATCTCATCTACAAGCGTTTTTATCAGGAAATATACGAACCGTTATAATCAAATCAACTGCATTTAAACGCCATATTTAAAAGAAACGAGGAAAGCTGGCCTCTGCTGATGGAAATCACTTTTGATGTTCACCCCCTCTTTTTTATCACGACATACGAAATTTATTCAGCTGTAATCATATTCCAAAAATTTGATTTTCGAATTTATCAGCCGGCTGTTTTAGGAGCTGTTCTTCCGGTTATGATATAATGGTAAATACGCTTATAACTATACAGCACAAGGAAAGGAAGATCCTTGCACATGGCATTTTTTTCTAATTTTCCCTTATTAGTAGCACTATTTACAATTGGATTTGCACAATTTATTAAGGTCCCGCTGCAGTATCTCGCTACACGAAAAATTGACTGGAAACTGCTTACAAGCACCGGCGGGATGCCAAGCTCTCATTCTGGAGCAGTTACTGCTCTATCTACTGCCCTTGCAATTGAATATGGGGTGGGCTCTCCCTACTTTGCTATTTCCGTTGTCTTCGGCATTATCGTCATGTTTGATGCCACAGGTATTAGAAGACACGCCGGTGAACAGGCTACGGTAGTAAATCAGCTTGTAATGGACTTCACTAAAATAAGGGACGAAATGAAGCATTGGCCGGAGAAACAGGAAGAAGAGAAGCGGAACGAATTAAAAGAACTTCTCGGCCATCAGCCTATTGAAGTATTTTTTGGAGCTATACTCGGAATTATTCTTGCTGTTTCCCTTCACTTTATTTTTCAGGCATAAAAAAAGCTGTGCGTGCCCTTTTGGCATGCACAGCTTTTTAAGCTGAGTGTTCTTATAGGAGCACTTGTCAGATGGAAACGGGATATCCTTAAGCAACGGTGAAAACCGAGTTACTTTAAAACATCTGATAACCTCTTACCCGAAGCATTCTGATAGCTATACCAGCAAGGACAGCACCGCCCATTCCTGCAATAAGAATAACAACGTCCGCGGCCGTTAAAGATCCGAGCGTAGTGCCCAGTCCGGAGAATGAAGCTGCCGGGGAAGAGAAGTAATTGAAAAATCCAGCATCATCGACTATAAACAGAATAACAATTGGATAAATTACAGCCATGACCCAAGTGGATCGAAGCAGCATATTTAAAATAAATCCAATACCAAAAAAGAGTACAAAATATAAAAGTACGGCAATAATAAGCTGTGGTAAATTTAACACTCGTGGAGTCCCCCTTCATGCAGTCAAAATAAGTTTACTGAATTGAAAGAGAGACGTCAAACACGAAATACTATTTAGCTTTTCCCGTGCCGTGACAGCTGCTGCATGTTTCGGATCCGCCAAGCAGAAGCTGATGGTACCCTCTCCCTGTGCAGTAAGAACATTGGGAGCGTTTCAAACGTTTGCGCTGATACATCTTTTTCACCTCGCACCTATTTATCTGATATTTCTGATAATATATCAGGATATTCCCGGTGTCAACGCATCAGCTTGAACAAATATGGTTTTCTGAATGCTGACAATAAAAAAAGTCCGGAGGAATAAACAAAATTCCCCCGGAACTTTTATAGAAATAAATAAAGGTTTTGGTCAAGCATAAATAAAATTTTTCAACACAGACCTCGTATTACTGATTAAAACATTTTCAGCTTGCCTTTTTTAATGACCAGAGGCATTCCGCCGAGGAGGAACAGATAACGGTTATCGATCATTTTCTTTACAGCGGATGCAGAATTCCCGTAAATTTTTCGTGTACCGACAATTCCGATCGCCTCTTTACCGCCGAGAGAAGCAACAGTCCCTTTAATATCCGGAGTAAACTGCTCCATCTCTTTCTTGCCTTCCACGAGCGCTTTCAGATTGTTCGCGCAGGCAGCTCCCTGCTGAATTGCAATCTGTGCGGTCGGCGGGTATGGACGCTCTGTCTCCTCATTGATAATGAGGGCACAGTCACCGATGACGAAAATGTCTTCATATCCCGGTGCACGAAGGTCCTTTTCGACTTTGATACGGCCGCGCAT is a window from the Alkalicoccus halolimnae genome containing:
- a CDS encoding biotin transporter BioY, with amino-acid sequence MTATKPKVQTVHITYAAMFIALMAIGANLTAFITLGGVPLTFQTVVAVLAGIILGKKLGTLAIAGYILLGLTGVPIFAGFSGGVSVLASPTFGFLVSFLFIAFSSGFVMELMKTKTKSGFFIAGLTGLLFNYGIGVPYLYFYTVTILGVTDTSFLLIAGGMSAFFIKDLILVFFTAALAAQLYSRRAIRPVWQQAA
- a CDS encoding DctP family TRAP transporter solute-binding subunit, whose translation is MFKKTGLLTGALTLGLVLTACGGNDGGDNGGNDGGNNGGNGGENTNEEGNDADAGAENDGEGETVDVEPQEWRFVVEETQGQVQYVYAQEFADLVSEKSDGALEIDVYEFGALGSEVDQVEQLTGNVVEFAIISPGFTGTLVPEGNIFALQFLFTDDQELNQEILNDSEAINEHLAAKYEEQGIMPLSFWTEGAMQWTGNSELRTPEDFEGFQMRTQESPLILESYEAYGANPTAMSWGELYTGLQQGAVEGQENPIFFIADANFNEVQDHMTISNHNMYVTMTTVNPDFYEGLDEATQGIIDESIEEMRQRGFDIQQEQNDEFLSQIEDDDENPTEIYELSEDERDAFRELALPVRDYYRENGGDDAEMILDMLEEEIEEAGGTVE
- a CDS encoding TRAP transporter large permease encodes the protein MLWTLLGVMVITLLLGFPMMIPLIAGPLIMILFFMEGLDPTIMIQQMAEGISSYVLLAVPLFIFAADIMTSGRTSQKLLDFVGAFVRHMSGGYAITTAAACTMFGSISGSTQATVVAIGKPMRERLLKVGYKDSSAIALIINSSDVALLIPPSIGMIIYALVSDASVGDLFIAGIGPGVLIFIFFSIYAYIHAKIYNIPLADKATWQEKRSVFVKALLPLGFPIIIIGGIYTGQFTPTEAAGVSVLYALILEVFIFRSIKLKEIPDIALSSGIVTSAVFVLVAGGQAFSWVISFARIPTMLTDAVLPADPTALNVLIIVAIFFFVGCMFVDPIVVILILTPIFAPVASMAGVDPIHLGVVIVFQAALGSATPPFGVDIFTASAVFNKSYLEVIKGTPPYIVILLFTSVLVIVFEDISLFLLNLF
- a CDS encoding TRAP transporter small permease gives rise to the protein MGKIMKFFGMLDAGLHTLEKFILKWAIIVISVMTFGNVVYRMITGSSWHFAAEISRLSVIVASFIGISYAARKGRHISMSAFFDLSPRPVKKTLAIIIPFVTAIVLFAVGYFATLYVYGIYETGRTTAALQFPFWLMVAAIPIGCFLGGLQFLRNMWMNIIHKEIYLAQDKKDYDEQ
- a CDS encoding divergent PAP2 family protein; translated protein: MAFFSNFPLLVALFTIGFAQFIKVPLQYLATRKIDWKLLTSTGGMPSSHSGAVTALSTALAIEYGVGSPYFAISVVFGIIVMFDATGIRRHAGEQATVVNQLVMDFTKIRDEMKHWPEKQEEEKRNELKELLGHQPIEVFFGAILGIILAVSLHFIFQA
- a CDS encoding YuiB family protein codes for the protein MLNLPQLIIAVLLYFVLFFGIGFILNMLLRSTWVMAVIYPIVILFIVDDAGFFNYFSSPAASFSGLGTTLGSLTAADVVILIAGMGGAVLAGIAIRMLRVRGYQMF
- a CDS encoding YuiA family protein is translated as MYQRKRLKRSQCSYCTGRGYHQLLLGGSETCSSCHGTGKAK